One genomic region from Syntrophales bacterium encodes:
- a CDS encoding TonB-dependent receptor, protein MKHLTLFLAATSILFVSQTGWAQHARGTEQEHTVVLEEVVVTATRGIEEVRKIPANVSVITADDIEQSGATSVVELLEKLESVNVRSYSGNPSEAMVDLRGMGGDNPFGTVLVMLDGRRLNRPDMHSINWLQVPLATIDRIEVVRGSGAVLYGDSAVAGVINIITKKGTGPPTLDASVMIGSYGLHNERLGVSGSKGNLSYSLFGENLKTFGYRERSKFSSRGAGLDVGYAATDTIKLSFGFSCNETDYDMPGALTKAQMAVDRKQAQSPAHLNDESSDRYSNIHILMEKYLGDSGEFSLGIAYGSKKLEPDMPSQWSNQYNTYDMGTLAITPRYVLESTIAGQTNKLTLGLDFYRETMDLDKYGDPGRSARTHAIEFTKRSIGGYLRNEFSLLPSLVLSAGLRAEQATITGGYHNAADPTERFDQTKKVHRATAWDAGLTWLCGEKSNLFATYGTFFRYPFLDEQASYLGFPITFLENLDKERGRSYEVGGRFSLLENLRVGLTAYRIDMKDKIVYVGLWPTGQNRNLDSTRHEGLEFNARYRLDDLFTMEGNAAFSRSKFREGICSGNDVPMAPRFMSSLALEIVLPGDLIFRPEVHHVGDAFLADDFDNNTEKLEGRTTFDLYLHYRPVLERVELRAFLGIENITDEEYATYGFDMQQWGGDNTYYPAPGRTIKGGLSVRF, encoded by the coding sequence ATGAAACATCTCACACTGTTCCTTGCCGCAACCTCGATCCTCTTCGTCAGCCAGACAGGATGGGCCCAGCACGCCCGGGGAACGGAACAGGAACACACCGTCGTGCTGGAAGAGGTAGTAGTGACAGCCACCCGTGGGATCGAAGAGGTTCGCAAGATCCCGGCCAACGTGAGTGTCATAACCGCCGATGACATCGAACAGTCGGGGGCGACATCCGTCGTGGAGCTCCTGGAAAAGCTGGAAAGCGTCAATGTCCGATCTTACAGCGGCAACCCCTCGGAAGCCATGGTCGATCTGCGCGGCATGGGCGGCGACAACCCCTTCGGCACGGTACTGGTCATGCTCGACGGACGGCGACTCAACCGTCCCGACATGCACTCCATCAACTGGCTCCAGGTTCCCCTGGCCACAATCGACCGCATCGAGGTGGTCCGCGGATCCGGGGCCGTTCTCTATGGCGACTCCGCCGTCGCCGGTGTGATCAACATTATTACAAAGAAAGGTACAGGACCCCCCACCCTCGATGCGTCGGTCATGATCGGCAGCTACGGCCTTCACAACGAACGGCTCGGGGTATCCGGCTCGAAGGGAAACCTTTCTTATAGCCTGTTCGGTGAAAACCTGAAAACCTTCGGATACCGGGAGCGATCGAAGTTTTCTTCCCGGGGAGCCGGTCTCGACGTGGGGTATGCCGCCACGGATACCATCAAGCTGTCTTTCGGCTTCTCCTGCAACGAGACAGACTATGACATGCCGGGAGCGCTTACGAAAGCCCAGATGGCGGTGGACCGGAAACAGGCCCAGTCTCCTGCCCACCTGAATGACGAGTCGTCCGATCGTTACAGTAACATCCATATCCTCATGGAAAAATACCTTGGCGATTCCGGTGAATTTTCTTTGGGAATTGCCTATGGATCGAAAAAACTGGAGCCGGATATGCCCTCCCAATGGTCGAACCAGTACAACACCTACGATATGGGAACCCTGGCGATAACGCCACGCTACGTCCTTGAAAGCACCATCGCGGGACAGACCAACAAGCTTACCCTGGGACTGGACTTCTACAGGGAAACGATGGACCTCGACAAGTACGGCGATCCGGGACGATCAGCCAGGACCCATGCCATCGAGTTCACGAAACGCAGCATCGGCGGCTATCTTCGCAACGAATTTTCCCTGCTGCCATCACTTGTTTTGAGTGCCGGCCTGCGTGCCGAACAGGCAACCATCACCGGCGGCTATCACAACGCCGCCGATCCCACGGAACGATTCGACCAGACGAAAAAAGTACACCGCGCAACAGCGTGGGATGCGGGTCTTACCTGGCTCTGTGGAGAAAAATCGAACCTTTTCGCCACCTACGGCACCTTCTTCCGGTATCCCTTTCTCGATGAACAGGCGTCCTATCTCGGCTTTCCCATTACCTTCCTGGAGAACCTGGACAAGGAACGGGGGCGCTCTTACGAGGTGGGAGGGCGGTTTTCCCTCCTGGAAAACCTTCGGGTCGGTCTTACCGCCTACAGGATCGACATGAAAGACAAAATCGTTTACGTTGGTCTGTGGCCCACGGGACAGAACAGGAACCTGGACAGTACGCGCCACGAGGGTCTGGAGTTCAACGCCCGTTACCGGCTTGACGATCTCTTCACCATGGAAGGAAACGCCGCCTTCAGCCGTTCAAAATTCCGGGAGGGCATCTGTAGTGGGAACGATGTGCCTATGGCTCCTCGATTCATGTCCTCCCTGGCCTTGGAGATTGTCCTGCCCGGCGACCTTATTTTCCGACCGGAAGTTCATCACGTCGGTGACGCCTTTCTTGCCGATGACTTCGACAACAACACGGAAAAACTGGAAGGACGAACCACGTTCGACCTCTACCTCCACTATCGTCCCGTCCTCGAAAGGGTTGAGCTACGCGCCTTCCTCGGGATTGAAAATATCACCGATGAAGAATACGCTACCTACGGCTTCGACATGCAACAGTGGGGAGGCGACAACACCTACTATCCCGCTCCGGGTCGCACCATCAAGGGAGGGCTGTCGGTCCGGTTCTGA
- a CDS encoding ABC transporter ATP-binding protein, giving the protein MKALFLEGIWFHYHDGPWVLEDLSCNFSTEDFWGVIGPNGSGKTTLIRIISGLAVPQRGRVSLDGLNMQDMRRADIARRIAVVPQDSSPVFPFSVEEVVLMGRAPHLGRFQFESDSDLAIARNAMKRTGLLSFARRSMTELSGGERQRVLIARALAQQPRMLLLDEPTAFLDIKYQKETFDLLTELNREQGLGIIAVTHDLNLASLYCERLLLLSGGTIHSLGSPEEVITEERVTDVYETDVRVERDAKSGRPRVMIR; this is encoded by the coding sequence ATGAAGGCACTCTTCCTCGAAGGAATCTGGTTCCATTATCACGACGGCCCCTGGGTACTCGAGGATCTGTCCTGCAATTTCTCGACAGAAGACTTCTGGGGAGTAATCGGGCCCAACGGCTCGGGAAAAACGACACTCATCAGGATAATCAGCGGCCTCGCCGTTCCGCAGCGGGGAAGAGTGTCCCTGGACGGTCTGAATATGCAGGATATGAGGCGTGCTGACATCGCCCGGCGCATCGCCGTGGTACCCCAGGACAGCAGTCCGGTCTTCCCTTTTTCCGTCGAGGAAGTGGTGCTCATGGGCCGGGCCCCCCACCTGGGCCGCTTTCAATTCGAAAGCGACAGCGACCTCGCCATTGCCCGGAACGCCATGAAGCGGACGGGGCTGTTGTCCTTCGCCCGGCGGAGCATGACCGAATTGAGCGGTGGTGAGCGTCAACGGGTACTCATCGCCCGTGCCCTTGCCCAGCAGCCCCGGATGCTGCTCCTGGACGAGCCGACGGCTTTCCTCGACATCAAGTACCAGAAGGAAACCTTCGACCTGCTGACGGAACTCAATCGGGAGCAGGGACTGGGCATCATTGCCGTCACCCACGACCTGAACCTGGCGTCGCTTTACTGCGAGCGGCTGCTCCTGCTTTCGGGAGGAACCATCCACTCCCTGGGCAGCCCGGAAGAAGTCATCACCGAAGAGCGCGTCACCGACGTCTACGAAACAGACGTTCGGGTGGAACGTGACGCGAAGTCGGGGCGACCTCGGGTCATGATCAGGTGA
- a CDS encoding iron ABC transporter permease: MNTRVTFPRVLAVTALFALLFAVTLVFSMAIGPTGIDIPGAVEEIIRSWTADAPVPATVDRVILFRIRLPRLLFAGITGASLATAGVLYQALLRNPLADPFILGISGGAALGAVVAIIAGLGAFFWGVPALSFLGAACAMTLVFFIGRTGTSLRPATLLLAGVIVNAFFSALIMFFLSLSTSGELLDITHWLMGNLGSADRVNLSLLFALLAAGFCIVYAHARPLNLIVLGEETAGHLGVNVEAVKLTLFITGSLLTALAVAFSGIIGFVGLIVPHMVRMIFGSDHRILLPAAFFFGGIFLMAADTLARSVIPYADLPVGVVTALSGAPFFVYLLKRRDR, from the coding sequence ATGAACACAAGGGTGACTTTTCCCCGCGTTCTGGCTGTGACGGCACTGTTTGCGCTGCTTTTCGCCGTGACGCTTGTGTTTTCCATGGCCATCGGCCCCACGGGAATCGACATCCCCGGCGCTGTTGAGGAAATTATTCGATCCTGGACCGCCGACGCCCCCGTCCCCGCCACGGTGGACCGGGTCATCCTGTTCCGGATCCGCCTCCCCCGCCTGCTTTTTGCCGGCATCACGGGAGCTTCTCTGGCAACGGCGGGCGTTCTGTACCAGGCGCTCCTGCGTAACCCCCTGGCGGACCCCTTCATCCTGGGAATTTCCGGCGGAGCCGCCCTGGGGGCGGTGGTCGCCATCATTGCCGGCCTGGGCGCCTTCTTCTGGGGAGTACCCGCCCTTTCCTTTCTGGGCGCCGCCTGCGCCATGACACTGGTCTTTTTCATCGGCCGGACGGGAACATCGCTTCGACCCGCGACACTTCTTCTTGCCGGTGTGATCGTGAATGCCTTTTTCTCGGCCCTGATCATGTTTTTCCTGTCCCTCAGCACCAGCGGGGAGCTGCTGGATATCACCCACTGGCTCATGGGCAACCTGGGATCCGCCGACCGGGTGAACCTGAGCCTGCTCTTCGCGCTCCTGGCAGCGGGATTCTGTATCGTTTACGCCCATGCCCGGCCGTTGAACCTGATCGTCCTGGGTGAGGAAACGGCGGGACACCTGGGCGTCAATGTCGAAGCCGTAAAGCTCACGCTTTTTATAACGGGATCACTCCTGACGGCCCTGGCCGTCGCCTTCAGCGGGATTATCGGATTTGTGGGCCTCATCGTTCCCCACATGGTTCGTATGATTTTCGGTTCCGATCACCGGATCTTACTGCCGGCGGCTTTCTTCTTCGGAGGCATTTTCCTCATGGCAGCGGACACGCTGGCCCGTTCGGTGATCCCCTATGCCGATCTCCCCGTGGGTGTCGTGACAGCCCTCTCCGGGGCTCCCTTTTTTGTCTACCTCCTGAAACGAAGGGACCGGTAG
- a CDS encoding diaminopimelate dehydrogenase, producing MSERIRIGIIGYGNIGQAAEKEAASAPDMDVRGIFTRRAPSSITPANGEIPVYHVDDAPAFIPDIDVAILCGGSVTDLPEQGPRFAGMFNTVDSYDTHARIPEYFEAVDAAARQAGTTAVIATGWDPGLFSLVRVLEEAFLPRGTSYTFWGPGVSQGHSDAIRRIEGVLDARQYTLPTDSALDRVRSGDEPILSTGEKHLRICYVVAREGADQAAIEASIKAMPHYFAGYDTRVTFISPEEMRERHGAMPHGGCVVRSARTADNSKQLMELCLKLESNPYFTASILIAYARAAFRLNREGSVGAKTVFDIAPSYLTTRTSEELRRTEL from the coding sequence TTGAGCGAACGGATCAGAATCGGCATTATCGGCTACGGCAACATCGGGCAGGCCGCCGAGAAAGAGGCGGCATCGGCCCCGGACATGGACGTCCGCGGTATTTTTACTCGAAGAGCCCCCTCGTCGATCACGCCGGCCAACGGGGAAATACCGGTGTATCACGTCGATGACGCGCCCGCATTCATACCGGACATCGACGTTGCCATACTCTGCGGCGGCTCCGTCACGGACCTTCCTGAGCAGGGGCCGCGATTCGCGGGAATGTTCAATACCGTCGACAGCTATGATACCCATGCCCGCATTCCCGAATATTTCGAGGCTGTGGACGCTGCGGCACGACAGGCGGGAACCACGGCGGTGATCGCCACCGGATGGGACCCGGGCCTCTTTTCGCTGGTACGGGTCCTCGAGGAAGCCTTTCTGCCCCGGGGAACGAGTTACACGTTCTGGGGGCCCGGTGTGAGCCAGGGCCACTCCGACGCCATTCGGCGGATAGAAGGGGTTCTGGACGCCCGGCAGTACACCCTCCCCACCGACAGCGCCCTTGACCGGGTCCGGTCGGGAGACGAGCCGATCCTGTCGACAGGAGAGAAACATCTCCGGATCTGCTACGTGGTAGCCCGGGAAGGAGCCGACCAGGCGGCTATAGAGGCATCAATCAAAGCCATGCCCCACTACTTCGCCGGGTACGACACCCGAGTAACGTTCATCTCCCCTGAAGAAATGCGGGAACGTCACGGAGCCATGCCCCACGGCGGCTGTGTCGTACGGTCGGCCCGAACCGCCGACAATTCAAAACAACTGATGGAATTGTGCCTGAAGCTGGAAAGCAATCCCTACTTCACGGCGAGTATCCTGATCGCCTACGCCCGCGCCGCCTTCAGACTGAACCGCGAAGGCTCCGTAGGAGCGAAGACGGTCTTTGACATCGCTCCCTCCTATCTCACAACACGCACATCTGAAGAACTCCGCCGCACCGAACTGTAG
- a CDS encoding AMP-binding protein: MVIDTLPKALLNIAEKQPNRVAMRRKYLGIWRDITWAEYLEKVKHVALGLHALGVRYGEHVSIIGENRPEWLYSALGAVCAGGAWVGIYTTNPPPECEYVVGHSDSVIYMCEDEEQLDKALVFREKTPKLRKLIVWELEGLKHFEDPMFMSFDELLELGRKTDQDDPGLFKKLALQAKPGDTAGIIYTSGTTGPPKGALLAHEGYLWVGQAARSILDTTVDDETISFLPLNHVYEQIFDIMFHLSVGHIVNFTENTDTVMADMREVSPTVFHAVPRIWEKYYSAIVLKMADATWLKRTLYDIAITIGTRYNNKVIAREKVPLHLALAYQAAYFVIFRKLKKRLGFDRVRFGASGAAPISHEVLKFFLSIGIPIREGYGMTETTGVTHISEEKNYKVGTVGRPLPGTEVRIADDGEIVVRHKGIFKGYYRDEELTKEVLRDGWMYTGDVGEVDDEGFLKLTDRKKDLIITAGGKNIAPQYIENLLKTSHYINDSVIIGDGRKYLTAIIVIDEENVTKFAQDRKVPFTTFASMTRAPEVVELIQEEVDKVNRQLARVENIRKFRILDKKLYTEDGEVTPTMKVKRKAINTQFADLIESMYQEP, translated from the coding sequence ATGGTAATCGACACGCTGCCCAAGGCACTGCTGAACATAGCAGAAAAACAGCCGAATCGGGTGGCAATGCGGAGAAAATACCTGGGAATCTGGCGGGACATCACCTGGGCCGAGTACCTGGAAAAGGTCAAGCATGTGGCCCTCGGGCTCCACGCCCTGGGGGTCAGGTATGGCGAGCACGTATCGATCATCGGAGAAAACCGTCCCGAATGGCTCTACTCAGCCCTGGGGGCCGTCTGTGCCGGCGGTGCCTGGGTGGGCATATACACAACCAATCCGCCTCCCGAATGCGAATACGTGGTGGGCCATTCAGACTCGGTAATCTACATGTGCGAAGACGAGGAGCAACTGGATAAAGCACTCGTTTTCAGAGAAAAAACACCCAAGCTACGGAAACTCATCGTGTGGGAATTGGAGGGGCTCAAACATTTCGAAGACCCCATGTTCATGAGTTTCGACGAACTGCTCGAACTGGGCAGAAAGACGGACCAGGACGATCCCGGCCTCTTCAAAAAGCTCGCGCTGCAGGCAAAGCCCGGAGACACGGCGGGCATTATCTACACTTCGGGAACGACGGGACCGCCAAAGGGCGCCTTGCTCGCTCACGAAGGCTACCTCTGGGTGGGACAGGCGGCCCGGTCCATCCTGGACACCACCGTCGATGATGAAACGATCTCCTTCCTTCCCCTGAATCACGTCTACGAACAGATATTCGATATCATGTTCCATCTCTCAGTGGGACATATCGTGAACTTTACTGAAAACACGGACACCGTCATGGCGGACATGCGGGAAGTGTCGCCCACGGTGTTCCATGCCGTTCCACGCATCTGGGAAAAATACTACTCCGCTATCGTGCTCAAGATGGCCGACGCAACCTGGCTGAAGCGGACACTCTATGACATTGCCATCACCATTGGCACCCGCTACAACAACAAGGTCATCGCCCGGGAAAAGGTTCCGCTTCACCTGGCCCTGGCCTATCAGGCGGCCTATTTCGTCATCTTCAGAAAACTCAAGAAGCGGCTGGGATTCGACCGGGTTCGCTTTGGCGCTTCCGGCGCCGCTCCCATCTCCCATGAAGTGCTGAAGTTTTTCCTGAGCATCGGTATCCCGATCCGCGAAGGTTACGGCATGACGGAAACCACCGGGGTTACCCATATATCGGAAGAGAAAAACTACAAAGTGGGGACGGTGGGGCGGCCCCTGCCGGGCACCGAGGTGAGAATCGCCGATGACGGCGAGATCGTGGTCAGGCACAAGGGCATTTTCAAAGGCTATTACAGGGATGAGGAACTGACGAAGGAAGTCCTCCGGGACGGATGGATGTACACCGGCGACGTGGGCGAGGTAGATGATGAGGGGTTCCTCAAGCTGACGGACCGGAAAAAGGATCTCATCATCACGGCGGGAGGGAAAAACATCGCTCCCCAGTATATTGAGAACCTCCTTAAAACGTCCCACTATATCAACGATTCAGTGATCATCGGCGACGGCAGAAAATACCTGACGGCCATCATCGTCATCGACGAAGAGAATGTCACCAAGTTCGCCCAGGACCGGAAAGTTCCGTTCACCACCTTTGCCAGTATGACCAGGGCACCGGAGGTTGTCGAGCTGATCCAGGAAGAAGTGGACAAAGTGAACCGCCAGCTTGCACGGGTGGAGAACATACGGAAGTTCCGCATCCTGGACAAGAAACTCTATACCGAAGACGGCGAGGTGACACCCACCATGAAGGTCAAGAGAAAGGCGATCAACACGCAGTTTGCCGACCTGATCGAGTCCATGTACCAGGAGCCTTGA
- a CDS encoding ABC transporter ATP-binding protein: protein MLKVGNIETWYDLIRALHGISFEIGKGNIVALLGSNGAGKTTILKTIMRLFYDAKHEQPEKGSIEFMGERIDRKRTDQIVRMGIGYVPEGREVFPELTVLENITIGAYTRKDRDGIKNDLENVFHHFPILKERINQQAGLMSGGEQQMLAIGRALMSRPRLLMLDEPSLGLSPLLTHEIFSIIQDINEQDGVTILLVEQNVNMALKYSHFAYLLENGRIVRADKPDVLREDEDIKEFYLGIATEQSVKGYKRYRRKVRFR from the coding sequence ATGCTCAAGGTCGGCAACATCGAGACCTGGTACGATCTGATCCGGGCCCTTCACGGGATTTCCTTCGAAATCGGCAAAGGGAACATCGTGGCGCTTCTCGGCTCAAACGGCGCAGGGAAAACGACAATCCTGAAGACGATCATGCGACTCTTCTACGACGCCAAGCATGAACAGCCCGAAAAGGGCTCCATTGAATTTATGGGCGAGCGTATCGACCGCAAGAGAACCGACCAGATCGTCAGGATGGGCATCGGCTACGTTCCGGAAGGTCGTGAAGTCTTTCCGGAACTCACGGTCCTCGAAAACATAACGATAGGCGCCTATACGAGAAAGGACAGGGACGGCATCAAAAATGACCTGGAGAATGTATTTCATCATTTCCCCATTCTCAAGGAACGGATAAACCAGCAGGCGGGCCTGATGAGCGGCGGGGAGCAGCAGATGCTCGCCATCGGCCGTGCACTCATGAGCCGACCCAGGCTGCTGATGCTCGACGAACCATCCCTCGGCCTCTCGCCGCTTCTGACCCATGAGATATTCAGTATCATACAGGACATCAACGAACAGGACGGCGTCACCATTCTGCTCGTGGAGCAAAACGTCAACATGGCCCTCAAGTACTCGCATTTTGCCTATCTTCTTGAAAACGGCCGGATAGTCAGGGCCGACAAGCCGGACGTTCTCCGCGAAGATGAGGACATCAAGGAATTCTATCTCGGCATCGCCACCGAACAATCGGTGAAGGGATACAAACGCTACAGGAGAAAGGTCCGGTTCCGGTAG
- a CDS encoding ABC transporter ATP-binding protein: MAYFSIENLTISFGGLRAVNNVSFSVEQEEIFSIIGPNGSGKTTIFNLISGIYRPDAGRVLMGGENLVGKTPDRIARRGIARTFQNIELFSNATVMDNLMLGRHIHMKTGIFSGAFMFGKRSPAAREEVRHREKVEKIIDFLELQSVRDQYVGSLAYGKRKLVEVGRALAMEPKVMLLDEPSAGMNTEEKDDLTIWIKDIREDYKVTILLIEHDMNMIMGISDRVFAMNQGQEIVLGTPREVQQHPEVIQAYLGEGETS; the protein is encoded by the coding sequence ATGGCGTATTTCAGCATTGAAAACCTGACCATCAGTTTCGGCGGTCTGCGAGCCGTCAATAACGTCAGCTTCAGTGTCGAGCAGGAAGAGATTTTTTCAATCATCGGCCCTAATGGATCGGGAAAAACCACCATCTTCAACCTCATCAGCGGCATCTATCGACCCGATGCGGGGAGGGTCCTCATGGGAGGGGAAAACCTGGTGGGGAAGACTCCCGATCGCATCGCCAGGCGCGGAATCGCCCGGACCTTTCAGAACATCGAGCTCTTCTCAAACGCCACGGTCATGGACAATCTCATGCTGGGCAGGCACATTCACATGAAAACGGGAATCTTCAGCGGCGCCTTCATGTTCGGCAAGCGATCGCCGGCGGCCCGGGAGGAGGTTCGTCACCGGGAAAAAGTTGAAAAGATAATTGATTTTCTTGAACTTCAGTCCGTGCGAGATCAGTATGTGGGCAGCCTTGCCTACGGGAAACGCAAGCTTGTCGAGGTGGGGCGGGCGCTGGCGATGGAGCCGAAGGTGATGTTGCTCGACGAACCCTCGGCAGGCATGAACACCGAGGAAAAGGATGATCTTACCATCTGGATCAAGGATATACGGGAAGATTACAAGGTAACGATTCTGCTGATCGAGCATGACATGAACATGATAATGGGTATTTCCGACCGGGTCTTCGCCATGAACCAGGGACAGGAAATCGTTCTGGGCACTCCCCGGGAGGTCCAGCAGCACCCGGAGGTGATACAGGCCTACCTCGGAGAGGGGGAAACCAGCTGA
- a CDS encoding ABC transporter substrate-binding protein, whose translation MKTKRILVTLLVTLCALFLLADYGFAQRNPGFDDKEIRIGQWGPQTGPAAPWGSVARGSKLLFEMINEDGGIHGRQIRYFIRDDQYNPSQTMAAIRDLVDRQGIFAVVGGVGTACGLAVQAYLQQNRIIWTGITSGARVFHDNPWLWNIWPDYFDEGSLLAKHAVENMGFTRVALFYQNDDWGLDNLDGVKARLHKNNLDLSAAIPVEPTERDLSSQIARLQASGAEAVIGIMAPTQAAIALRTAVSMGFKPQWLFTYNLCDFALMSHITDGLWAREGVITAAFTDQPLSETPLMTSYREAAARLAPEERWGVFYMAGIVVAEPLVYALQQAGRDLSKEAARDALNSITDFQGIGPKITWREGNHRAPRMLQMWQCGPNGETIVVQDWFENELVRE comes from the coding sequence ATGAAGACGAAAAGAATTCTTGTAACACTGCTCGTAACACTGTGTGCCCTGTTCCTTCTCGCCGATTACGGGTTTGCCCAGCGAAACCCGGGATTCGATGACAAGGAGATTCGCATCGGCCAGTGGGGTCCCCAGACGGGCCCCGCGGCCCCCTGGGGTTCTGTCGCCCGGGGAAGCAAACTTCTCTTTGAAATGATCAATGAAGATGGTGGTATTCACGGGCGACAGATACGCTACTTTATCCGTGACGACCAGTACAACCCGTCCCAGACCATGGCGGCGATACGGGATCTCGTTGACCGGCAGGGTATCTTCGCCGTGGTAGGCGGTGTCGGAACGGCCTGCGGCCTTGCCGTGCAGGCATACCTGCAGCAGAACCGGATCATATGGACGGGCATAACCTCCGGAGCACGGGTGTTCCATGACAATCCCTGGCTGTGGAACATCTGGCCCGACTATTTCGACGAGGGGAGCCTTCTGGCAAAACATGCCGTGGAAAACATGGGCTTCACCAGGGTCGCTCTCTTCTACCAGAACGATGACTGGGGCCTGGACAATCTGGACGGGGTCAAGGCGCGGCTTCATAAGAACAATCTCGACCTGTCGGCAGCGATTCCCGTGGAACCAACCGAGCGGGACCTCTCCTCGCAGATAGCGCGGCTCCAGGCCTCGGGTGCTGAAGCGGTCATCGGCATCATGGCTCCCACCCAGGCGGCCATCGCTCTCCGGACGGCGGTTTCAATGGGGTTCAAGCCTCAGTGGCTCTTTACCTACAACCTCTGTGACTTCGCCCTTATGAGCCACATTACCGACGGCCTGTGGGCCAGGGAAGGCGTGATCACGGCAGCCTTCACGGACCAGCCCCTTTCTGAAACGCCCTTGATGACCAGCTACCGTGAAGCCGCCGCCAGACTGGCACCGGAAGAGCGGTGGGGGGTTTTCTACATGGCCGGCATCGTCGTTGCCGAACCACTGGTATACGCCCTGCAACAGGCGGGCAGGGACCTGAGCAAGGAGGCCGCCCGGGATGCCCTGAACTCGATAACCGACTTCCAGGGAATCGGTCCGAAAATCACCTGGCGGGAAGGAAACCACCGGGCCCCCCGGATGCTTCAGATGTGGCAGTGCGGACCCAACGGGGAAACTATCGTCGTTCAGGACTGGTTTGAAAACGAGTTGGTTCGCGAATAG
- a CDS encoding branched-chain amino acid ABC transporter permease: MPFGQLLIEGLAMGACYGLFGLAVVIIYKTSDVVNFAAGDMAMFSTFVAFHVLAVTGHPFWVAFLVSLLFAALLGVFVEFFFLRPAKNPTIVGLIVITIGAQLLLAGLASWKWGAEQQAFSIPFSYQITYRIMPGFVISQWAIAVFVIAALIMTFLYIFFKHTKMGTAMRATQQNKHAAKIMGIKTERVFAFAWAFSSVIGVTAGMLISAKTILDPQFMMEPFLRAFAAAVLGGLMSVPGVLIGGGIMGLIENFFGYAWPAWKPITAFVVIVLVLCIRPSGLFGKHYVKKV; this comes from the coding sequence ATGCCGTTTGGGCAGTTGTTGATCGAAGGATTGGCCATGGGGGCCTGTTACGGTCTTTTCGGGCTGGCAGTGGTCATCATCTACAAGACATCCGATGTAGTCAATTTTGCCGCCGGCGATATGGCCATGTTCTCAACCTTCGTGGCCTTCCATGTGCTGGCCGTCACCGGCCACCCGTTCTGGGTCGCCTTTCTCGTGTCCCTCCTGTTCGCCGCCCTCCTGGGTGTCTTCGTGGAGTTTTTCTTTCTGCGGCCGGCCAAGAACCCTACGATCGTGGGTCTCATCGTCATTACCATCGGGGCCCAGCTGCTCCTGGCAGGCCTGGCGAGCTGGAAATGGGGCGCGGAACAGCAGGCCTTCTCCATACCCTTCTCCTACCAGATCACCTACCGGATTATGCCGGGGTTCGTCATCAGCCAGTGGGCCATAGCCGTGTTCGTCATTGCGGCCCTCATCATGACCTTCCTCTACATATTCTTCAAGCACACGAAGATGGGGACCGCCATGCGGGCGACGCAACAGAACAAGCATGCCGCAAAAATCATGGGAATCAAGACGGAGCGGGTGTTCGCCTTTGCATGGGCCTTCAGCTCCGTCATCGGTGTCACCGCCGGAATGCTCATATCGGCAAAGACCATCCTGGATCCCCAGTTTATGATGGAACCCTTTCTCCGGGCTTTTGCCGCCGCCGTTCTGGGCGGTCTTATGAGCGTACCGGGCGTTCTCATAGGCGGAGGAATCATGGGATTGATTGAAAACTTTTTCGGCTACGCCTGGCCTGCATGGAAACCCATAACGGCGTTCGTGGTCATCGTCCTGGTTCTCTGTATCCGCCCCAGCGGGCTTTTCGGGAAACACTACGTAAAGAAGGTTTGA